The Halopelagius longus genome has a segment encoding these proteins:
- the aglF gene encoding UTP--glucose-1-phosphate uridylyltransferase AglF — protein MKAVVLAAGKGTRLQPLTNDKPKALVEVDDKPIVEHCLDDLVSLDAEEFVVVVGHKKEQIIGRLGDEYRGVPITYAHQREPLGLAHAVLTAEQYIDDDFMLMLGDNIFRANLEDVVEEQHREASDAAFLVEEVPWEKASRFGVCVTNEDGEITEVVEKPEDPPSNLAMTGFYTFSPAIFDACHLVQPSDRGEYELPDAIDLLIRSGRSISAVTLEGWRVDVGYPEDRDEAERRLRATDGDASVEQSDSPSYASSKEVLSGDSEDD, from the coding sequence ATGAAAGCAGTCGTACTCGCCGCCGGCAAGGGGACCCGTCTCCAACCGCTGACGAACGACAAGCCGAAAGCGCTCGTCGAAGTTGACGACAAACCGATAGTCGAACACTGCCTCGACGACCTCGTATCGCTGGACGCCGAGGAGTTCGTCGTCGTCGTCGGTCACAAGAAAGAGCAGATAATCGGGCGGTTGGGCGACGAGTACCGAGGCGTCCCCATCACGTACGCGCACCAACGAGAACCGTTGGGTCTCGCGCACGCCGTCCTCACCGCCGAACAGTACATCGACGACGACTTCATGCTGATGCTCGGGGACAACATCTTCCGGGCGAACCTCGAGGACGTGGTCGAAGAACAGCACAGAGAAGCGTCCGACGCCGCCTTCCTCGTCGAGGAAGTGCCGTGGGAGAAGGCGTCCCGGTTCGGCGTCTGCGTGACCAACGAGGACGGCGAGATAACCGAAGTGGTCGAGAAACCGGAGGACCCGCCGTCGAACCTCGCGATGACGGGGTTCTACACGTTCTCCCCGGCCATCTTCGACGCCTGTCACCTCGTTCAACCGTCCGACCGCGGGGAGTACGAACTGCCCGACGCCATCGACCTGCTCATCCGTTCGGGGCGGAGCATCTCCGCCGTCACGCTGGAGGGGTGGCGCGTCGACGTGGGCTACCCCGAGGACCGCGACGAGGCGGAACGCCGCCTCCGCGCGACGGACGGCGACGCCTCCGTCGAGCAGTCGGACTCTCCGTCGTACGCGTCGTCGAAAGAAGTCTTGTCCGGCGATAGCGAAGACGACTGA
- the glmM gene encoding phosphoglucosamine mutase — MFGTSGIRGAVGETVTADLALRIGQAVAADADRVVLGKDVRDSGRMLADALSAGLRECGTDVVRIGVASTPTVARCVEWLDADAGVAVTASHNPAPDNGIKLWNPSGQAFDGEQTDAITRRLESDDVERARWDELGRETEDGDATRRHVEALSSSFESMDGLDVLVDLGNGTGRATVDALYELDATVNTLDGQMDGRFPARKSEPNAETLSLLRAAVPAAEADVGIAHDGDSDRMVAVSETGSYVPGDVLLALFARDAVSAGDKVAVPVDTSLLVSDVVEAEGGEVVYTPVGDVHVAEAVAQSGFVFGGEPSGAWIWPDETLAPDGHYAALRLADLVRREGPLSELVAELDEYRYETCRMNVTVEDKAESMARIRESLLAEYDRVDTTDGVRVETDDGWFLVRASGTEPLVRVTAEARDESAANDLLESARGVVESDGIVA; from the coding sequence ATGTTCGGTACCAGCGGTATCCGTGGAGCGGTCGGTGAGACGGTCACCGCCGACTTGGCGCTCCGCATCGGTCAGGCCGTCGCGGCGGACGCGGACCGCGTCGTCCTCGGGAAAGACGTTCGAGACAGCGGTCGAATGTTGGCCGATGCGCTGAGCGCGGGCCTCCGCGAGTGCGGGACCGACGTCGTCCGCATCGGCGTCGCGTCCACCCCGACGGTCGCTCGGTGCGTCGAGTGGCTCGACGCCGACGCCGGCGTCGCCGTCACCGCCTCTCACAACCCCGCCCCCGACAACGGCATCAAACTCTGGAACCCCTCGGGACAGGCGTTCGACGGCGAACAGACCGACGCCATCACCCGACGCCTCGAATCGGACGACGTCGAACGCGCGCGGTGGGACGAACTCGGCCGAGAGACCGAGGACGGGGACGCCACCCGCCGCCACGTCGAAGCGCTCTCCTCCTCGTTCGAGTCGATGGACGGCCTCGACGTGCTCGTCGACCTCGGAAACGGAACGGGTCGCGCCACTGTCGATGCTCTCTACGAACTCGACGCGACCGTGAACACGCTCGACGGCCAGATGGACGGACGGTTCCCCGCGCGCAAGAGCGAACCGAACGCGGAGACGCTGTCGCTTCTGCGCGCCGCCGTCCCCGCCGCGGAGGCTGACGTGGGTATCGCCCACGACGGCGACTCCGACCGGATGGTCGCCGTCTCCGAGACGGGTTCGTACGTCCCCGGCGACGTACTGCTCGCCCTCTTCGCGCGCGACGCCGTCTCAGCCGGGGATAAAGTCGCCGTCCCGGTCGATACGAGTCTCCTCGTGAGCGACGTCGTCGAAGCGGAGGGCGGGGAAGTCGTCTACACGCCCGTCGGCGACGTTCACGTCGCGGAAGCGGTCGCGCAGTCGGGGTTCGTCTTCGGCGGCGAACCCAGCGGCGCGTGGATTTGGCCCGACGAGACGCTCGCGCCCGACGGTCACTACGCCGCCCTCCGTCTCGCCGACTTGGTCCGTCGAGAGGGACCGCTCTCCGAACTCGTCGCCGAACTCGACGAGTACCGATACGAGACGTGCCGGATGAACGTCACCGTCGAGGACAAGGCGGAGTCGATGGCTCGCATCCGCGAGTCGCTGTTGGCGGAGTACGACCGCGTGGACACCACCGACGGCGTCCGCGTCGAGACCGACGACGGGTGGTTCCTCGTTCGAGCGAGCGGAACCGAACCGCTCGTCCGGGTGACCGCGGAGGCGAGAGACGAATCCGCCGCGAACGACCTTCTCGAATCCGCTCGCGGCGTCGTGGAGTCCGACGGAATCGTCGCTTAA
- a CDS encoding HalOD1 output domain-containing protein, whose amino-acid sequence MTAQSEEWGRSRIDYDKRADSYHVACEDSELASTNVVLSIAALEGVGPMELPPLAETVDPDALDRVFAPSASVEGSVSFEYAGYDVTVTSEGKLEIVPGRDATRRRQRRN is encoded by the coding sequence ATGACCGCACAGTCCGAGGAATGGGGGCGGAGCCGCATCGATTACGACAAGCGTGCCGACTCGTATCACGTCGCCTGCGAGGACTCGGAACTCGCCAGCACGAACGTCGTTCTCAGTATCGCCGCTCTGGAGGGGGTAGGGCCGATGGAACTGCCGCCGCTGGCGGAAACCGTCGACCCGGACGCGCTCGACCGGGTGTTCGCCCCCTCAGCGAGCGTCGAGGGCTCCGTCTCCTTCGAGTACGCGGGCTACGACGTCACGGTCACCTCCGAAGGCAAACTCGAAATCGTCCCCGGACGCGACGCCACGCGCCGTCGCCAGCGACGAAACTGA
- a CDS encoding metal-dependent hydrolase: MWPWGHLAFGYVVYSLVSRLTRGRAPAWPAVLFLALGTQAPDLVDKPLAWTLSVLPNGRSFAHSLIFGTVLVGLVVVVLRRLDIDGGGAFAVGYYSHLVGDVLIPLANGEFRKLGFLLWPVLSVPEGHTPSVGIIRYILTPDLTVRYLFEMGLAGVVGLWWLLDGAPGAAELWRAARRRVPRLPT, encoded by the coding sequence ATGTGGCCGTGGGGACATCTCGCGTTCGGATACGTCGTCTACTCGCTCGTCTCACGACTCACTCGGGGTCGCGCCCCGGCGTGGCCCGCGGTGTTGTTTCTGGCGCTCGGCACCCAAGCACCCGACCTCGTCGACAAACCGCTTGCGTGGACGCTCAGCGTCCTCCCTAACGGGCGGTCGTTCGCGCATTCGCTCATCTTCGGAACGGTACTCGTCGGCCTCGTCGTGGTTGTTCTGCGGCGCCTCGATATCGACGGCGGCGGCGCGTTCGCCGTCGGGTACTACTCGCATCTCGTCGGCGACGTTCTCATCCCCCTCGCGAACGGGGAGTTCCGGAAGTTGGGCTTTCTCCTCTGGCCGGTGCTCTCCGTCCCCGAGGGCCACACTCCCTCAGTGGGCATCATCAGATACATCCTGACTCCCGACCTGACGGTCAGGTACCTCTTCGAGATGGGGTTAGCCGGGGTCGTGGGCCTGTGGTGGTTGCTCGACGGTGCGCCGGGGGCCGCGGAACTGTGGCGCGCGGCGCGGCGGCGCGTCCCCCGACTCCCGACCTGA
- a CDS encoding sulfatase-like hydrolase/transferase, with protein MDVVLITAAAARHDYVFDGDGRVTDSLPALSTLASESAVFSCAYSGAPSSKTTMHVLLTGSHATGQNAAELPTILERFEDAGYATAAFHGNPDDDELTSRGFTVPNGESRESGVSDRFRRAVGRRISDDSTLSGALEATNRTLGSSFGVNIASSSFVPGEVLTDRALEWMDETDGPRFLWVHYGDALPPHQPRPETESESLTSRRATRLAHACRRDSADISEEDEADLKQLYRGELQHLDRCIGTLLEGLDARLDRTESTVAFAGTNGCALGDGDGWHEQGRSLADECVRVPVFVDGPTCTSGRYDFAVSAVDVLPTLIGAANREPPEVGAGSDLGSLTDRRVTERQVFARTTGDPPEVMVCNGRWKLVRRQSDGRERLYDRSQDADGMRDRSGENLPVHRALRHALDCFVESRGLRDRSRFGGRSSTEAVRKPGR; from the coding sequence ATGGACGTAGTTCTCATCACCGCGGCCGCCGCCCGGCACGACTACGTGTTCGACGGCGACGGTCGAGTGACCGACTCGCTTCCGGCGCTCTCCACGCTGGCGTCCGAGTCGGCAGTCTTCTCTTGCGCTTACTCGGGGGCACCGTCCTCGAAGACGACGATGCACGTGCTTCTCACGGGGAGTCACGCCACGGGCCAGAACGCCGCGGAGTTACCGACGATACTCGAACGATTCGAAGACGCGGGGTACGCCACCGCCGCCTTCCACGGGAACCCCGACGACGACGAACTGACGTCGCGGGGGTTCACCGTTCCGAACGGCGAGAGTCGAGAGAGCGGCGTCTCCGACCGGTTCCGACGCGCCGTCGGTCGGCGCATCTCCGACGACTCGACGCTCTCTGGCGCCCTCGAAGCGACCAACCGGACGCTCGGGTCGTCGTTCGGCGTCAACATCGCCTCGTCGTCGTTCGTTCCCGGGGAAGTCCTCACGGACCGCGCACTGGAGTGGATGGACGAGACGGACGGTCCGCGCTTCCTGTGGGTCCACTACGGCGACGCGCTCCCACCGCACCAGCCCCGACCGGAGACGGAGAGCGAATCGCTCACGTCGCGTCGGGCGACGAGACTCGCCCACGCGTGCCGACGCGACTCGGCCGACATCTCCGAGGAGGACGAGGCCGACCTGAAGCAGCTCTACCGGGGCGAACTACAGCACCTCGACCGGTGCATCGGCACGTTGCTGGAGGGTCTCGACGCCCGCCTCGACCGTACCGAGAGTACGGTGGCGTTCGCCGGAACGAACGGGTGCGCTCTCGGCGACGGAGACGGGTGGCACGAACAGGGTCGTTCGTTGGCCGACGAGTGCGTTCGAGTCCCCGTCTTCGTCGACGGTCCGACGTGTACCTCCGGTCGGTACGACTTCGCGGTGTCGGCCGTCGACGTCCTCCCGACGCTTATCGGTGCCGCGAACCGCGAACCGCCGGAGGTCGGCGCGGGGTCGGACCTCGGCTCTCTCACCGACCGCCGGGTGACGGAGCGTCAGGTGTTCGCCCGAACGACAGGCGACCCTCCGGAAGTGATGGTGTGCAACGGCCGGTGGAAACTCGTCCGGCGGCAGTCGGACGGTCGAGAACGCCTCTACGACCGGAGTCAGGACGCCGACGGAATGCGGGACCGGTCCGGCGAGAACCTTCCCGTCCACCGGGCGCTCCGACACGCCCTCGATTGCTTCGTCGAATCGCGCGGCCTCCGCGACCGTTCTCGATTCGGCGGCCGTTCGAGCACCGAAGCGGTCCGTAAACCCGGTCGTTAA
- a CDS encoding orc1/cdc6 family replication initiation protein, producing the protein MALFERDTDIYRDRDALREDYQPEQLVGRDEELQTYQAAFQPVINGEQPNNVFLYGKTGVGKTAATKYLLSHLREDAAQYDDLDLTVILLNCDGLTSSYQIATRLVNTLRSESNQISTTGYPLASVYEMLWEELDKCGGTILVVLDEIDHVNDDSILYQLPRARANGNLSEAKIGLIGISNDFSFRDDLSPKVKSSLCEQEIHFPAYNAENLRAILEQRAEVAFHEGVLSEEVIPLCAAYGAKDAGDARQSIDLLMKAGDLARDEQTDSITEEHVRRGRRALERGRIKEGINGLTEHGHLVLYALLTLDLEGETPIRSRDVRPRYTRFAELANRDPLVPRRMRDHLSELAMLGIVSVTERNEGRRGGTYREYALDMDVELILSAMAETIELVGLHDSVAPYVEGDEEMTTLNDFGSA; encoded by the coding sequence ATGGCGCTGTTCGAGCGAGACACGGATATCTATCGGGACCGTGATGCTCTCCGGGAGGATTACCAGCCGGAGCAACTCGTGGGGCGCGACGAGGAGTTGCAGACCTATCAGGCGGCGTTTCAGCCCGTGATCAACGGCGAACAGCCGAACAACGTGTTTCTCTACGGGAAGACAGGCGTCGGAAAGACGGCGGCGACGAAGTATCTCCTCTCTCATCTCCGCGAGGACGCGGCGCAGTACGACGACTTGGACCTCACCGTCATCTTACTGAACTGCGACGGACTGACGAGTTCGTACCAGATAGCCACCCGCCTCGTCAACACCCTCCGCTCGGAATCGAACCAGATTTCGACGACCGGGTATCCCCTCGCCTCCGTCTACGAGATGCTCTGGGAGGAACTCGACAAGTGCGGCGGAACCATCCTCGTCGTCCTCGACGAGATAGACCACGTCAACGACGACAGTATCCTCTATCAACTCCCGCGCGCCCGCGCCAACGGAAACCTCTCGGAGGCGAAAATCGGTCTCATCGGCATCTCGAACGACTTCTCGTTCCGCGACGATCTCTCGCCGAAGGTCAAAAGCTCGCTCTGCGAACAGGAGATTCACTTTCCGGCGTACAACGCGGAGAACCTCCGCGCCATCCTCGAACAGCGTGCGGAAGTCGCGTTCCACGAGGGCGTCCTCAGCGAGGAAGTCATCCCGCTGTGCGCCGCGTACGGGGCGAAAGACGCGGGCGACGCCCGACAGTCCATCGACCTCCTGATGAAGGCGGGTGACCTCGCCCGCGACGAACAGACCGACAGCATCACCGAGGAACACGTCCGTCGCGGACGCCGCGCGCTCGAACGAGGGCGAATCAAGGAGGGTATCAACGGTCTCACCGAACACGGCCACCTCGTTCTGTACGCGCTGTTGACGCTCGATTTGGAGGGGGAGACGCCGATTCGCTCCCGCGACGTTCGGCCGCGGTACACCCGATTCGCGGAACTGGCGAACCGCGACCCCCTCGTTCCGCGCCGGATGCGCGACCACCTGAGCGAACTCGCGATGCTCGGCATCGTCTCGGTGACCGAACGAAACGAGGGGCGACGCGGTGGGACGTACCGGGAGTACGCACTCGACATGGACGTCGAGCTCATCCTCTCGGCGATGGCGGAGACGATAGAACTCGTCGGCCTCCACGACTCCGTCGCACCATACGTCGAAGGCGACGAGGAGATGACGACGCTCAACGACTTCGGAAGCGCCTGA
- a CDS encoding helix-turn-helix domain-containing protein has protein sequence MGKLDGVDPDDLRQSLSDADSAKAAKRLVVALDYLDDVPVSTLSKRYGIPRSTLYYWLDRFEEESIDEAVTDEDRPGRPRKLDDDDRRRLRDHLREEPNAHGIDAAEWTPELVQEHIERTFDVSYSLGHVRRLLRELDV, from the coding sequence ATGGGGAAACTGGACGGCGTCGATCCGGACGACCTTCGTCAGTCACTCTCGGATGCGGACTCCGCGAAGGCCGCCAAACGACTCGTCGTTGCGCTCGATTACCTCGACGACGTTCCGGTCTCGACGCTCTCGAAACGCTACGGCATCCCTCGTTCGACGCTGTACTACTGGTTGGACCGATTCGAGGAGGAGTCCATCGACGAGGCGGTGACGGACGAGGACCGACCCGGACGGCCGCGGAAACTGGACGACGACGACAGACGTCGACTCCGCGATCATCTCCGCGAAGAACCGAACGCCCACGGAATCGACGCGGCGGAGTGGACGCCCGAACTCGTGCAGGAACACATCGAACGGACGTTCGACGTCTCCTACTCCCTCGGTCACGTCCGGCGTCTCCTCCGCGAACTCGACGTCTGA
- the rdfA gene encoding rod-determining factor RdfA: protein MSTEGNNSSTTGRGSKVGRLIGEYGLEGEGERLEAYWTTDGEDRRSLRELADYFNRRLLRAAMEAAGMNPLDGEVENTYRLLTDDDVSRGMQTQARQTLEREGVDVESLRSDFVSHQAIHTYLTKYRDASREEQADVDRVEKGLETIQRLRSRTSAVSENIVENLAGTERIDLGDFEVLVDVRVFCRDCGTQYDVQELLNRGGCECGGDIVADADADTDTATNTDTATNTDTATNTDTAANPDTAANPDTDADEYANE, encoded by the coding sequence ATGAGTACTGAAGGGAATAATTCGTCCACCACCGGTCGGGGGAGCAAGGTTGGACGTCTCATCGGGGAGTACGGACTCGAAGGGGAGGGCGAACGCCTCGAAGCGTACTGGACGACCGACGGCGAGGACAGGCGGAGTCTCCGCGAACTGGCGGACTACTTCAACCGTCGCCTCCTCCGCGCGGCGATGGAGGCGGCGGGGATGAATCCGCTCGACGGCGAAGTCGAGAACACCTACCGTCTGTTGACCGACGACGACGTGAGTCGCGGGATGCAGACGCAAGCGCGTCAGACCCTCGAACGCGAGGGAGTCGACGTCGAATCGCTCCGGTCGGACTTCGTCTCTCATCAAGCGATTCACACCTACCTCACGAAATACCGCGACGCGAGTCGCGAAGAACAAGCGGACGTCGACCGAGTCGAGAAGGGCTTAGAGACGATTCAGCGTCTCCGCAGTCGGACCTCGGCCGTCTCGGAGAACATCGTGGAGAACCTCGCGGGGACCGAGCGAATAGACCTCGGCGACTTCGAGGTTCTCGTGGACGTCCGCGTGTTCTGCCGCGACTGCGGCACGCAGTACGACGTGCAGGAACTCCTCAACCGAGGAGGGTGCGAATGCGGCGGTGACATCGTGGCGGACGCAGACGCGGACACGGATACAGCCACGAACACGGATACAGCCACGAACACGGATACAGCCACGAACACGGATACAGCGGCGAACCCGGATACAGCGGCGAACCCGGATACAGACGCGGACGAGTACGCGAACGAATAA
- a CDS encoding archaea-specific SMC-related protein, whose protein sequence is MSSAQSTEKTARLHVENIGGISETTVELEPGVTALSGRNATNRTSLLQAIMAALGSDRASLKGDAKEGSVTLTIGDRTYSRTLKRRGDTVVTEGDPYLEDSTLADLFAFLLETNEARQAVARGDDLRELIMRPIDTDAIQAEVEQLETEKRQLDRKIDDLDSLDGRLPELEQRRTELKSQIQEKRDELEEKEREIEEADANIEQSREDRAELEDKLDELKSARSDLEDVRYDLDAEAESIEALEDEQEELREERAEIPDELDDGTAIQSEISDLRDRMQTLDSTVNELQTVIQFNEDMLEGTSADVAEALRDGQEHDHGSVTDALVESDTVVCWTCGTNVETSQIEATIDRLRDLRREKLDRRNDVRSRIDELEDERAELDSMRRRREKLDDRIASIEDELDRRQNRREELKSRRTELSESIEDLESEVEELEERDYGDVLELHREANQLEFEIGRLESEVEDVESEMEEVESRLDERDDLEERREEISEQLGELRTRIERIEREAIEQFNTHMETVLDILDYANLDRIWIERTEKTVREGRRKVDKSVFDMHIIRSSESGASYEDTIDHLSESEREVTGLVFALAGYLVHDVHETVPFMLLDSLEAIDSERIAQLIDYISDHADYTVAALLPEDAAAVSDQYERVTEI, encoded by the coding sequence ATGAGTTCCGCGCAGTCCACAGAAAAGACCGCTCGGCTTCACGTCGAGAATATCGGCGGCATATCCGAAACGACGGTCGAACTCGAACCCGGCGTCACGGCGCTGTCGGGTCGAAACGCGACAAACAGAACGTCTCTGCTGCAAGCGATAATGGCCGCTCTCGGGAGCGACCGCGCGTCGCTGAAAGGCGACGCCAAGGAGGGGTCCGTCACGCTCACCATCGGCGACCGAACGTACTCGCGGACGCTGAAGCGCCGCGGCGACACCGTCGTCACGGAGGGCGACCCGTACCTCGAAGATTCGACGCTCGCGGACCTCTTTGCGTTCCTGTTGGAGACGAACGAGGCGCGACAAGCCGTCGCCCGGGGCGACGACCTCCGGGAACTCATCATGCGGCCCATCGACACCGACGCGATTCAGGCCGAGGTCGAACAACTGGAGACGGAGAAACGACAGCTCGACCGAAAGATAGACGACCTCGATTCGCTCGACGGCCGCCTCCCCGAACTCGAACAGCGCCGAACCGAACTGAAGTCCCAGATTCAGGAGAAGCGCGACGAACTGGAGGAGAAAGAGCGGGAAATCGAGGAGGCCGACGCCAACATCGAGCAGTCCCGCGAGGACCGAGCCGAACTCGAGGACAAGCTCGACGAACTGAAGAGCGCGCGGTCGGACCTCGAAGACGTTCGGTACGACCTCGACGCGGAGGCCGAGAGCATCGAAGCCCTCGAAGACGAACAGGAAGAACTGCGGGAGGAGCGAGCCGAGATTCCCGACGAACTCGACGACGGCACCGCCATCCAGTCGGAGATTTCCGACCTCCGCGACCGGATGCAGACGCTCGATTCGACCGTCAACGAGCTCCAGACGGTCATCCAGTTCAACGAGGACATGTTGGAGGGGACGAGCGCGGACGTCGCCGAGGCGCTTCGCGACGGGCAGGAACACGACCACGGGTCCGTCACGGACGCACTCGTGGAGTCCGACACCGTCGTCTGCTGGACGTGCGGGACGAACGTCGAGACGTCGCAGATCGAGGCGACCATCGATCGCCTGCGCGACCTGCGACGCGAGAAGCTCGACCGCAGAAACGACGTGCGCTCGCGAATCGACGAACTGGAGGACGAACGCGCCGAACTGGACTCGATGCGGCGACGGCGCGAGAAGCTCGACGACCGAATCGCGAGCATCGAGGACGAACTCGACCGGCGGCAGAACCGCCGCGAGGAACTGAAGTCCCGCCGGACGGAGCTCTCGGAGAGCATCGAGGACCTCGAGAGCGAAGTCGAGGAACTCGAAGAACGCGACTACGGCGACGTGCTCGAACTGCACCGCGAGGCGAACCAGTTGGAGTTCGAAATCGGCCGCCTGGAGAGCGAAGTCGAGGACGTCGAATCGGAGATGGAGGAGGTCGAATCGCGCCTCGACGAACGCGACGACCTCGAAGAACGCCGCGAGGAGATTTCGGAACAGCTCGGCGAGCTCCGCACCCGCATCGAACGCATCGAACGCGAGGCCATCGAGCAGTTCAACACCCACATGGAGACGGTCCTCGACATCCTCGACTACGCCAACCTCGATCGCATCTGGATCGAACGGACCGAAAAGACCGTCCGCGAGGGCCGGCGGAAGGTCGATAAGTCCGTCTTCGACATGCACATCATCCGCAGTTCCGAGAGCGGTGCGTCCTACGAGGACACCATCGACCACCTCTCGGAGAGCGAACGCGAAGTGACCGGACTCGTGTTCGCCCTCGCGGGCTACCTCGTCCACGACGTGCACGAGACGGTGCCGTTCATGCTGTTGGACTCGCTGGAAGCCATCGACTCAGAGCGCATCGCACAACTCATCGACTACATCAGCGACCACGCCGACTACACCGTCGCCGCCCTCCTTCCCGAGGACGCCGCGGCGGTCAGCGACCAGTACGAACGCGTCACGGAAATCTGA
- a CDS encoding AI-2E family transporter, translated as MTDETDSDRPTGLRERGSTVFDVVEFRRGRVALWVLALFLLMVLLYLSWTYVGTVILGLFAYYVTRPVFHRMLHRTSSRTAAVAASLLLVALPVMVLIGWTLIVAVRALQDFGSEGTLGQLEDALAPYFDIEASVEGLQTTAEQVIANPGQLNQLNLGNITTNVVDVLSTSAIILLNGALHMFIALVIVFYLLRDGHRIADWARDTVIEEGGVVDTYLLAVDRDLKNVYFGNILNALFTGLLGAVTYTLLNVFSPEGVAIPEAALIGLLAGAASLIPVIGIKLIWVPVGLYLVGLSLFVDPGTLWFPAVFIGVSVVVVDYIPDQLLRPYVSGRSLHVGAVMIAYTLGPLLFGWYGIFLGPFVLVVVFEFARIVFPWLINPDRPVTDADSLAETDESERSEAAEPASDAGERESSADSTGGPDATDTDHRETG; from the coding sequence GTGACAGACGAAACCGACTCAGACCGGCCGACCGGGCTTCGAGAGCGTGGTAGTACCGTCTTCGACGTAGTGGAGTTCCGTCGCGGGCGCGTCGCGTTGTGGGTACTCGCGTTGTTCCTGTTGATGGTGCTGCTGTACCTCTCCTGGACGTACGTCGGGACGGTCATCCTCGGCCTGTTCGCCTACTACGTCACTCGGCCGGTGTTCCACCGGATGCTCCACCGCACGTCCTCGCGGACGGCCGCGGTGGCCGCATCGCTGTTGCTCGTCGCCCTGCCGGTCATGGTTCTCATCGGGTGGACGCTCATCGTCGCAGTCCGAGCACTCCAGGACTTCGGAAGCGAGGGTACGCTCGGCCAACTGGAGGACGCGCTGGCCCCCTACTTCGACATCGAAGCGTCGGTGGAGGGACTGCAGACGACGGCGGAGCAGGTTATCGCCAACCCGGGTCAGTTGAACCAACTGAACCTCGGGAACATCACGACGAACGTGGTGGACGTGCTGAGCACGTCGGCCATCATCCTGCTCAACGGCGCGCTCCACATGTTCATCGCCCTCGTCATCGTCTTCTACCTCCTCCGAGACGGCCACCGAATCGCCGACTGGGCGCGGGACACCGTCATCGAGGAGGGCGGTGTCGTGGACACGTACCTCCTCGCGGTGGACCGCGACCTGAAGAACGTCTACTTCGGGAACATCCTCAACGCGCTCTTTACGGGCCTCCTCGGGGCGGTGACGTACACCCTGTTGAACGTCTTCTCCCCCGAGGGCGTTGCAATCCCCGAGGCGGCCCTCATCGGACTACTCGCCGGCGCGGCGAGTCTAATCCCGGTCATCGGAATCAAACTCATCTGGGTCCCCGTCGGCTTGTACCTCGTCGGACTGTCGCTGTTCGTCGACCCGGGGACGCTGTGGTTCCCCGCGGTGTTCATCGGCGTCTCCGTCGTCGTCGTCGACTACATCCCCGACCAACTGCTCCGCCCGTACGTCTCGGGTCGGTCGCTCCACGTCGGCGCGGTGATGATAGCGTACACGCTCGGTCCTCTGCTTTTCGGCTGGTACGGCATCTTCCTCGGACCGTTCGTCCTCGTCGTCGTCTTCGAGTTCGCGCGCATCGTCTTCCCGTGGCTAATCAACCCCGACCGCCCGGTGACGGACGCCGACTCACTCGCCGAAACCGACGAGTCCGAACGGTCGGAAGCGGCGGAACCCGCGTCGGACGCCGGCGAACGCGAGTCGTCCGCGGACTCGACGGGCGGGCCGGACGCCACCGACACGGACCACCGAGAGACGGGGTGA